From a single Bacillota bacterium genomic region:
- a CDS encoding 3'-phosphoesterase, giving the protein MPLEEYRAKRKFDKTPEPTGEAQSAWQKRFVVQEHFSRHHHFDFRLELPADFFESDEPTGEIVLKSWAVPKGVSDEKGIKRLAVEVEDHPVGYIDFEGTIPEGEYGAGKVTIWDKGTFEILQKKPKSLKFVLHGKRLSGEFHLVRTTRGEGKDWLIFK; this is encoded by the coding sequence ATGCCCTTAGAAGAATACCGTGCAAAGCGAAAATTCGATAAAACACCCGAGCCAACAGGCGAGGCGCAAAGCGCCTGGCAAAAACGTTTTGTAGTGCAAGAGCATTTTTCCCGTCACCACCACTTCGACTTCCGGCTTGAGCTACCTGCTGACTTCTTTGAATCTGATGAGCCAACTGGAGAAATAGTACTTAAAAGTTGGGCGGTGCCTAAAGGGGTGTCAGATGAAAAGGGAATTAAAAGACTGGCTGTTGAGGTCGAAGACCATCCCGTAGGCTACATAGATTTCGAGGGAACTATTCCTGAAGGAGAATACGGAGCAGGCAAGGTTACTATTTGGGATAAAGGAACTTTTGAGATATTGCAAAAAAAACCGAAAAGTCTTAAGTTTGTCCTGCATGGAAAGCGCCTCTCGGGTGAGTTTCACTTAGTCAGAACAACGCGCGGCGAGGGAAAAGACTGGCTAATTTTCAAATGA
- a CDS encoding SPASM domain-containing protein, whose amino-acid sequence MKTSKYVLSYQISEESVLLINALTGAVDIVDPRVYRFLQAHEPIHVRIDNSTIDRLEKRGYLVESDAAEEARLQYIVSKFADSKRQFLFVICPTYSCNLRCTYCFEGELTRDHSAFMRIEDIDHTFSAIDRFMSAYPKRKCTVELFGGEPLLPKTKPLVKKVFEKTRERSLLLSIVTNGVHLDKFTDILSANKDIIHSIQVTLDGPQEVHDKRRKSASGRGTFEAVNRSISDLLDMGIETTIRINVDLQNINTIPQLFTHMQINGWLAKPNITCNLSPIQDHAQENKYGYLLPEDELVSKIFDLFKKNPGFEKVFHLNMFRTIAHIRSVLSSGKPIQPLFHYCEADNLENIVFGPDGYIYACTEVMGSGRKFAIGKFRPTLKVYDKAIDMWSRRSVLTMKKCRQCNIALLCGGGCAYSALSVNSDINKPVCGRAREVILAYLDYIKNDLAKKACA is encoded by the coding sequence GTGAAGACTAGTAAATATGTTTTGTCATACCAAATATCTGAAGAATCGGTTCTGCTGATCAACGCACTAACTGGGGCGGTAGACATCGTGGACCCACGGGTCTACCGCTTTCTACAAGCGCATGAACCGATTCATGTTAGAATAGATAACTCAACAATCGATCGGCTTGAAAAGAGGGGCTACCTTGTTGAAAGCGATGCCGCAGAAGAGGCACGCTTGCAGTATATAGTTAGCAAATTTGCCGATTCAAAGAGGCAGTTTCTCTTTGTTATCTGCCCCACGTACAGCTGTAACTTAAGGTGTACTTACTGTTTTGAGGGCGAACTTACCCGTGACCACAGCGCCTTCATGAGAATCGAGGATATCGATCATACATTCTCTGCTATCGATAGGTTTATGAGTGCATACCCAAAGCGCAAATGCACAGTTGAGCTCTTTGGAGGAGAACCGCTGCTGCCAAAAACAAAACCGCTCGTTAAAAAAGTTTTTGAGAAAACCAGAGAAAGATCGCTATTGTTAAGCATCGTTACAAATGGGGTCCACTTAGATAAGTTCACCGATATCTTAAGCGCAAATAAAGATATAATCCATTCGATACAGGTTACGCTAGATGGGCCCCAGGAAGTACATGATAAGCGCCGGAAGTCGGCAAGTGGCAGGGGGACTTTTGAAGCTGTTAATCGGTCAATAAGTGACCTCCTTGATATGGGCATAGAGACAACAATAAGAATTAACGTTGACCTTCAAAACATAAATACAATTCCACAGCTATTTACGCATATGCAAATTAACGGCTGGCTAGCAAAGCCCAACATTACATGTAATCTTTCCCCCATCCAGGACCATGCGCAGGAAAATAAATATGGCTATCTCCTGCCTGAGGACGAACTGGTAAGCAAGATATTTGACCTGTTTAAAAAGAATCCAGGTTTTGAGAAGGTTTTTCACCTGAACATGTTCAGAACTATTGCTCATATCAGATCGGTACTTTCTAGCGGAAAACCAATACAGCCATTATTCCATTACTGTGAAGCAGATAACCTTGAGAATATCGTCTTTGGGCCTGATGGCTATATCTATGCATGCACAGAAGTCATGGGAAGTGGTAGAAAATTTGCAATTGGTAAATTTCGACCGACCCTTAAGGTATACGACAAAGCAATTGATATGTGGAGCAGGCGAAGCGTACTTACAATGAAAAAGTGCAGGCAGTGTAATATAGCTCTGCTTTGCGGCGGCGGCTGTGCGTACTCAGCTCTTTCGGTAAATAGTGACATTAACAAGCCAGTATGCGGCAGGGCGCGGGAAGTTATACTCGCCTATCTTGATTACATAAAAAATGATTTAGCCAAAAAAGCCTGCGCCTAA
- a CDS encoding M42 family metallopeptidase — protein sequence MSNSIEVLADLVNAAGPSGFEGEVREVIRRHLGPITNIEIDNLGSIIAQKEGSDEKPRVMLAGHMDEVGLMVSFITKDGFIKFQPLGGWWDQVMLSQRVMIRGSKGDVPGVIGSKPPHLLSPEERKKVVEMKEMFIDIGASSDEDVKDMGIKPGDPVIVVSPFTQMKRENMLMGKAMDDRVGCAVFVEVIKRLKDIGHPNTVYGVGTVQEEVGLRGAKTSSDFVNPDVAFVAEVSIAGDTPGVAENEAQAKLGKGPSIVVLDGSMIPNTRLRDLVVETAEENNIPYQFQAGIRGGTDGGRIHLHGIGVPSLVIGVPARYIHSHVGIIDHNDFENTVKLLVEVVKKLDVATVNSLKP from the coding sequence ATGTCTAATTCGATTGAGGTTCTTGCAGACTTGGTGAATGCAGCCGGTCCTTCCGGCTTCGAAGGAGAAGTTAGAGAAGTTATAAGGCGCCACCTTGGTCCTATTACGAACATTGAGATTGATAATTTAGGAAGTATTATTGCGCAAAAGGAAGGCTCTGATGAGAAGCCCCGGGTAATGCTTGCCGGCCACATGGATGAGGTCGGCTTGATGGTTTCTTTTATCACCAAAGACGGATTTATTAAGTTTCAGCCGCTAGGCGGTTGGTGGGATCAGGTTATGCTTTCCCAAAGGGTTATGATAAGGGGTAGCAAGGGGGATGTTCCGGGGGTAATTGGATCCAAGCCACCCCATCTTCTTTCACCTGAGGAGCGGAAAAAAGTTGTAGAGATGAAGGAGATGTTTATAGATATTGGTGCTTCGAGCGATGAGGATGTAAAAGATATGGGCATAAAGCCGGGCGATCCCGTTATAGTTGTAAGCCCATTTACCCAGATGAAAAGGGAAAACATGCTGATGGGTAAAGCAATGGATGACAGGGTTGGCTGCGCCGTATTTGTTGAAGTTATCAAGAGACTCAAAGACATCGGGCATCCCAACACGGTTTATGGAGTTGGAACCGTGCAGGAGGAAGTAGGCTTAAGAGGAGCAAAAACCAGCTCCGATTTTGTAAATCCCGATGTTGCTTTTGTTGCCGAGGTTTCAATAGCTGGCGATACACCTGGCGTTGCGGAGAACGAGGCCCAAGCAAAACTTGGCAAGGGTCCATCAATAGTTGTCCTTGATGGCAGCATGATCCCAAATACCAGGCTTCGAGATTTAGTTGTCGAGACGGCAGAGGAAAATAATATTCCTTACCAGTTTCAGGCGGGCATCCGGGGAGGAACCGATGGTGGCAGAATACATCTGCATGGTATCGGTGTGCCGAGCCTTGTTATTGGGGTGCCTGCACGTTACATCCACAGCCATGTCGGGATTATCGACCATAACGATTTTGAAAATACCGTCAAGTTACTCGTTGAAGTCGTAAAAAAACTTGACGTGGCTACCGTAAATAGCCTGAAACCATAA
- a CDS encoding hydroxyacid dehydrogenase: MQVLVTGDVLVDKVVREFEEHDIAVIKKPATLNENELIEAVKNVDGYILGGNEKVTGRVVDAANKLRIIVFWGAQPSTFFTSDAMDKMKKRGIALETTGSSVNAVAEMTVFLIGAAIRNIPYLVGEVYKGNWSEMKGSEVKGKTVGIVGLGKIGQTVAKKLLGLELKEILYYDVRRNEDAEKELGVRFSDLQELLQKSDIVSLHLPLLPQTQGMIGKEQLSLMKPTAVLVNTARPQLVDGEALYEALNKGIIAKAIFDGYYVEGADYSLGAAGKLVTLPITKFWFTPHVAFNTHENDIEQSETAFNLMIQVLSEQSSVA, from the coding sequence ATGCAAGTTTTGGTGACCGGGGACGTGCTTGTCGATAAAGTGGTGCGCGAGTTCGAAGAACACGATATAGCTGTTATAAAGAAGCCTGCTACTCTTAACGAAAACGAGCTAATAGAGGCCGTAAAGAACGTTGACGGATATATTCTTGGAGGGAACGAAAAAGTAACGGGAAGAGTCGTTGATGCCGCCAATAAGTTGAGAATAATAGTTTTCTGGGGTGCCCAGCCGAGCACTTTTTTTACTTCTGATGCCATGGATAAGATGAAGAAGCGCGGTATCGCCCTTGAGACGACTGGCTCGTCTGTAAATGCCGTTGCCGAGATGACTGTATTTTTGATTGGGGCTGCGATACGAAATATTCCCTATCTTGTTGGGGAAGTTTACAAGGGTAATTGGAGTGAGATGAAAGGAAGTGAAGTTAAAGGCAAGACTGTTGGGATTGTAGGGCTGGGTAAGATAGGGCAAACCGTTGCAAAGAAGCTCTTAGGACTTGAGTTAAAAGAGATCTTGTATTATGATGTGCGCCGTAACGAGGATGCTGAGAAAGAACTCGGTGTAAGATTTAGCGATTTGCAAGAGCTCCTGCAAAAAAGCGACATTGTAAGCCTGCATTTGCCTTTACTTCCGCAAACACAGGGCATGATAGGAAAGGAGCAGCTTAGCCTAATGAAACCGACGGCAGTATTGGTCAACACCGCAAGACCTCAGCTTGTAGATGGAGAGGCCCTTTACGAGGCGTTAAACAAGGGTATTATTGCTAAAGCTATCTTCGATGGTTACTATGTTGAAGGTGCCGATTATTCACTCGGTGCAGCTGGAAAACTCGTTACGCTTCCTATCACTAAGTTCTGGTTTACACCGCATGTCGCATTTAATACGCACGAAAATGATATCGAACAGAGCGAAACCGCTTTTAATTTGATGATCCAAGTTTTAAGTGAGCAGTCTTCTGTTGCATAA
- the wrbA gene encoding NAD(P)H:quinone oxidoreductase, with the protein MAEQRKTRVLVVFYSMYGNTATLARAVAEGAQESGAEVRIRQVEELVPKDVIERNPRLREVKEKLAEIPVATNDDLTWADGIAFGTPTRYGNMTAQMKEFIDKTGELWAAGVLTDKVAGFFTTTSTLHGGQESTILSMMIPMFHFGIIPVGVPYSEEQCLFEMAVGGGSPYGASAVVGPNSDRPPTENDLTIARTLGSRIAKVASRMAGTAIERKAA; encoded by the coding sequence ATGGCAGAGCAGAGAAAAACGCGGGTTTTAGTTGTGTTTTACAGCATGTATGGCAATACGGCTACTCTAGCCCGGGCGGTGGCGGAGGGAGCTCAAGAATCCGGGGCAGAAGTTAGGATTCGCCAGGTTGAAGAACTTGTGCCAAAGGATGTAATCGAGAGAAACCCTAGGCTCAGGGAGGTCAAAGAAAAGCTAGCCGAAATTCCTGTGGCTACAAATGATGATCTTACATGGGCGGACGGGATTGCTTTTGGTACACCGACAAGATACGGCAATATGACGGCGCAGATGAAAGAGTTTATTGATAAAACAGGGGAACTTTGGGCGGCAGGCGTATTAACTGATAAAGTAGCGGGTTTCTTCACGACCACATCAACGCTTCACGGAGGCCAGGAAAGTACTATCTTAAGTATGATGATTCCAATGTTTCATTTTGGCATTATACCGGTCGGTGTTCCCTATAGTGAAGAGCAGTGTTTATTTGAAATGGCTGTAGGTGGGGGGAGCCCGTACGGAGCATCTGCGGTTGTCGGGCCAAATAGCGATAGGCCACCAACAGAGAACGATCTTACAATAGCAAGAACCCTGGGCTCTCGAATTGCAAAGGTTGCATCCAGGATGGCTGGTACAGCAATTGAGCGCAAAGCAGCTTAA
- a CDS encoding peptidoglycan DD-metalloendopeptidase family protein, which produces MVHFRRLYRTRILIIVTLALTLLTSTAFASQLDDKRRQLNDVKAKIESTRRQIDDAKKREASVLAQIKQNDEKISQLQTEIFAQQRELDQTIAKRQAIEVDLNETQKRLDAAQAELAVSRAKLEQRRTVYNKRLNGIYRNGKNNALEILLNSKDLGDLIERISFIRMVAENDGKLFVEIKHLTQLIQEKVNQIDAEKKALAEKRLALINEENRIVAVKNSIQARQNALQAELEAQKSLLAQIRNNKAQLEAAEDMLESTSNMIANQIRQLTGGGRQVSRSGGRPGRFIYPVSGPITSPFGWRYHPVLGYSRMHTGIDIAVPTGTPVHAAASGNVVIAGWMGGYGYAVVIDHGGGITTLYGHNSSLAVRVGQSVSQGQVIAYAGSTGISTGPHVHFEVRSNGNPVNPMGWL; this is translated from the coding sequence ATGGTACACTTTCGTAGACTTTACCGTACAAGAATCCTAATAATAGTCACATTAGCGCTTACTCTACTTACTTCAACGGCTTTCGCATCACAGCTTGATGACAAACGCCGGCAACTAAACGATGTTAAAGCCAAAATTGAATCAACCAGGCGCCAAATCGACGATGCCAAAAAACGTGAAGCCAGCGTACTTGCCCAGATCAAGCAAAACGACGAAAAAATTAGCCAGCTTCAAACCGAAATCTTTGCCCAACAAAGAGAGCTCGATCAAACTATTGCCAAAAGGCAGGCCATCGAGGTTGATCTAAACGAAACGCAAAAAAGGCTGGATGCTGCTCAAGCTGAGTTAGCTGTTAGCCGGGCAAAGCTCGAGCAAAGGCGAACAGTATACAATAAGAGATTAAACGGTATCTACCGAAACGGCAAGAACAATGCTCTTGAAATACTGCTTAATTCAAAAGACTTGGGTGATCTTATTGAGCGCATTTCGTTTATCAGGATGGTTGCAGAAAATGACGGCAAACTCTTTGTCGAGATAAAGCACCTGACTCAACTGATCCAAGAGAAAGTCAACCAAATAGATGCCGAGAAAAAAGCTCTTGCCGAAAAAAGACTCGCCCTCATTAACGAAGAAAACCGTATTGTAGCTGTCAAAAACAGCATCCAGGCCCGCCAAAACGCCCTCCAAGCTGAGTTAGAAGCCCAGAAATCTCTGCTAGCGCAAATTAGGAACAACAAGGCTCAACTTGAGGCAGCCGAGGACATGCTTGAATCAACCTCAAATATGATAGCCAACCAGATCAGACAACTAACAGGCGGGGGAAGGCAGGTTTCAAGAAGCGGGGGAAGACCTGGTAGATTCATTTATCCGGTATCTGGACCAATCACTTCCCCATTTGGCTGGAGATACCATCCGGTGCTGGGTTACTCAAGAATGCACACCGGAATAGATATTGCGGTACCCACCGGTACTCCGGTCCATGCTGCAGCATCCGGCAACGTCGTTATAGCCGGATGGATGGGAGGATACGGATATGCTGTAGTAATAGACCACGGCGGAGGTATCACTACGCTCTACGGTCACAACTCATCTCTGGCGGTGCGCGTCGGGCAAAGTGTTAGTCAAGGCCAGGTTATTGCCTACGCCGGATCAACCGGCATCTCTACCGGCCCACACGTACATTTTGAAGTAAGGTCGAATGGAAATCCGGTTAATCCAATGGGGTGGCTGTAG
- a CDS encoding BlaI/MecI/CopY family transcriptional regulator, whose amino-acid sequence MERQPLTRKRSKKLGINGLSTLEADIMNIVWQHKKITVREVHETMLEEGYIPYTTVMAAMNNMAQKGLLKQNRDGKAYIYSAAVSRDAMAKSIVDSVVNKILGGVATPLVSHLLKLKKEEDVEKLLEMKKKLNDNR is encoded by the coding sequence GTGGAAAGACAACCTTTAACAAGAAAGAGATCCAAGAAACTTGGAATCAATGGCCTAAGTACGCTTGAGGCCGACATTATGAACATCGTGTGGCAGCACAAGAAAATAACAGTCCGTGAGGTTCATGAAACTATGCTTGAGGAGGGATATATTCCTTACACAACCGTCATGGCGGCTATGAACAACATGGCCCAAAAAGGTCTCCTTAAGCAAAATAGAGATGGCAAAGCCTATATTTATTCAGCGGCTGTTAGCAGAGATGCAATGGCAAAGAGTATTGTGGATTCTGTTGTAAACAAGATCCTTGGCGGCGTCGCAACACCGCTTGTTTCCCATCTCCTTAAGTTAAAGAAAGAAGAAGATGTGGAAAAGCTGTTGGAAATGAAAAAAAAGCTAAACGATAATAGGTAA
- a CDS encoding response regulator transcription factor, whose amino-acid sequence MSIFCVQGEFLPKKIVAEKEDNMPAIKVLIVDHYTLLREAIKAILSQEEDINVIAETFLADEAVDLVSEHKPDIVIISLLKPNVSNSNLVNRIRKVNPDTKFIAFIDVKSKEVEKALFDFKVSGLLRIDIEPDEVKTALRRVFKNDSYIDSRIVDNLFTKNGKNGEFKLSVRQLQILEMIADGFTNKRISAELGISHDTVKTHVRVILRKLNAADRAQAVSKAYELGVLRHPDSLNPDLIGWY is encoded by the coding sequence TTGTCTATATTTTGTGTACAGGGAGAGTTTTTACCCAAGAAAATAGTTGCGGAAAAAGAGGATAACATGCCTGCCATTAAAGTATTGATCGTCGACCACTACACATTACTAAGAGAAGCTATAAAGGCAATACTCAGTCAAGAGGAAGACATAAACGTTATTGCGGAAACTTTCTTAGCTGACGAAGCGGTAGATTTAGTATCAGAGCATAAGCCCGATATAGTCATAATTAGTCTTTTAAAACCCAATGTATCGAATTCTAATCTTGTTAACCGGATCAGAAAGGTCAATCCAGATACCAAATTTATCGCATTTATTGATGTAAAATCAAAAGAGGTCGAAAAAGCGCTTTTCGATTTCAAGGTTTCCGGTCTGCTTCGGATCGATATCGAGCCCGATGAGGTAAAAACCGCCCTGAGGAGGGTATTCAAAAACGATAGCTATATCGATTCTCGTATAGTTGATAACCTATTTACCAAGAATGGAAAGAATGGAGAATTTAAGCTATCCGTTAGGCAGCTGCAAATACTAGAGATGATAGCGGATGGGTTTACTAATAAACGCATATCTGCTGAACTGGGAATAAGTCACGATACGGTTAAGACTCATGTAAGAGTTATCCTTCGGAAATTAAATGCTGCCGATAGGGCGCAAGCTGTATCAAAGGCATATGAGTTAGGCGTTTTACGCCACCCCGATAGCTTGAACCCTGATTTAATCGGGTGGTACTAA
- a CDS encoding peroxiredoxin family protein — protein MVQLKEKIRIDAIIPFFDLPSNKGKNIRPWDYKQRKHLVVYFFGGADCVECRNTLRQFAEHYTNYRQLNAEVLAIGRDNLDNLSRLADSLSLPFPVLSDKNGEVTNAYTYINPKTSMPYPSIFVADKFGSLEEEWIVESEYELPTQDEILSVLQLFELRCPE, from the coding sequence ATGGTGCAGCTAAAAGAAAAGATAAGAATAGATGCAATTATTCCCTTTTTCGATCTCCCCTCAAACAAGGGGAAAAATATAAGGCCTTGGGATTACAAGCAGCGCAAACACCTTGTAGTCTATTTTTTTGGAGGAGCTGATTGCGTTGAGTGCAGGAATACCTTAAGGCAGTTTGCCGAGCATTATACCAACTATCGGCAGCTAAATGCCGAGGTGCTTGCTATAGGAAGGGATAATCTGGACAATCTATCCAGGCTTGCAGACAGCCTTAGCTTGCCGTTCCCGGTTCTTTCTGATAAAAACGGTGAGGTAACCAATGCATATACCTATATCAATCCAAAAACAAGTATGCCTTACCCATCCATTTTTGTGGCGGATAAATTTGGCTCTCTTGAAGAGGAGTGGATTGTAGAATCGGAGTATGAGCTTCCCACGCAAGACGAAATACTGTCAGTTTTGCAACTATTTGAGCTCAGATGTCCTGAGTGA
- a CDS encoding iron-molybdenum cofactor biosynthesis protein — MKKIAVSTADGVSICGHLGRVSKFFIYEVKDGAIVSKNLREVTPVHGSHERHNHDHNHNHHHHAGHGTLIDSLSDCSAVITNGMGGGMVAALTSAGMDPVITAESDPDTAVLAYLNGALEASEGCSHCSH; from the coding sequence ATGAAAAAAATTGCGGTATCAACAGCTGATGGTGTTTCTATTTGTGGTCACCTGGGCAGGGTGAGTAAGTTTTTCATTTATGAAGTTAAGGATGGTGCGATTGTATCGAAAAACTTGCGGGAGGTAACTCCTGTGCACGGTTCTCATGAGCGCCATAACCACGACCACAATCACAATCACCATCACCATGCCGGGCATGGAACACTTATAGATTCCCTTTCGGATTGTTCGGCTGTTATAACTAATGGTATGGGTGGAGGAATGGTCGCTGCACTTACCAGTGCTGGTATGGACCCTGTTATAACCGCGGAATCTGATCCGGATACGGCTGTTTTGGCCTATTTGAACGGGGCTCTTGAAGCAAGTGAGGGTTGCAGTCACTGCAGTCATTAA
- a CDS encoding metalloregulator ArsR/SmtB family transcription factor: MLKDSFKAMANPARLNILALLSKAEKNSNREPLAKQGELSVHRILDGVSLSPSTISHHLNVLKKAGLVKARKDKQWVYYSLNRGTIDEMKDYLARL; encoded by the coding sequence ATGTTGAAGGATAGCTTTAAGGCGATGGCAAATCCCGCACGGCTCAATATACTTGCCCTTCTCAGTAAAGCTGAGAAAAACAGTAACCGAGAGCCGCTCGCTAAGCAGGGAGAATTAAGCGTGCACAGAATATTGGATGGCGTTTCCCTATCTCCTTCTACGATATCGCACCATCTGAATGTTCTAAAAAAGGCTGGGCTTGTAAAGGCCCGGAAAGATAAACAATGGGTATACTATTCGCTCAATAGAGGGACCATTGATGAGATGAAAGATTATCTGGCCAGATTATAA
- a CDS encoding BlaI/MecI/CopY family transcriptional regulator produces the protein MEKKYRKRKIDISGLSTLEADIMQVIWQKKKVTVREVHEERLKRGYIPYTTVMAAMNNLAQKGLLKQNRNDKAYIYSPALGRDKVAKLIIDSVVDKVLGGSNTPVLRHLLKLKTNDEVEEIIKLRDKLNL, from the coding sequence ATGGAGAAGAAATATCGCAAACGTAAAATCGATATCAGTGGCCTCAGTACTCTAGAAGCAGATATCATGCAGGTAATTTGGCAAAAAAAGAAGGTAACAGTGCGGGAAGTTCATGAAGAGCGTCTAAAGAGAGGCTACATCCCTTATACGACCGTTATGGCGGCTATGAACAACCTCGCACAGAAAGGTTTATTGAAGCAGAATAGAAACGATAAAGCTTATATCTACAGCCCAGCCTTAGGTAGAGATAAGGTAGCTAAACTAATTATAGATAGCGTTGTAGATAAAGTGCTGGGTGGCTCCAATACGCCTGTCTTGCGGCACCTGTTGAAGCTTAAAACCAACGATGAAGTTGAAGAGATTATCAAGCTTAGGGATAAATTGAATCTTTAG
- a CDS encoding M56 family metallopeptidase, translated as MPLPQSILLDKVVPSIIEAAVTLLLVLTILKLFRIKDHAIRFVFLFLPLIKAQIAFTEGGSWHPSITFKRFILSLRFDDPLGLINLRDNTLKYFDPPQSFTVEYSVIKIGLLLATVSVVLIMVARWVQLFCFLSSFKKETRLSRDDYPQIYAILNRLADKLKVKQPELVVTTKYHFVPFSIGHKMPIIVISQALIDSFSEEQLEIMLAHELAHIKRYDNLTGWISLILRDLLFFNPIVYPIYHMIEEEKEMACDRVALEKTGLPAVKIAGALLDVAIFRRNIESTQKVLYPALAKGFLYRHSVLKRRVDSITEQKADRCSFLPLRLLKGFLIAFAAIAILFIHPVLGFVFKGNLIIILH; from the coding sequence GTGCCCCTACCGCAATCAATTTTACTTGATAAGGTTGTACCGTCGATTATCGAGGCGGCGGTAACGCTTTTGTTAGTGCTTACAATCCTAAAGCTTTTTAGGATAAAAGATCATGCCATAAGATTTGTTTTCCTTTTCTTGCCGTTAATAAAAGCGCAGATTGCTTTTACGGAAGGCGGATCCTGGCATCCGAGCATAACTTTTAAACGATTTATACTCTCACTCAGATTTGATGACCCATTGGGGCTGATTAATCTACGAGATAACACCTTAAAATACTTTGACCCTCCCCAATCTTTTACGGTCGAGTATTCGGTTATTAAAATAGGGTTATTGCTAGCTACGGTCTCAGTTGTCCTTATCATGGTAGCGCGGTGGGTACAGCTATTCTGTTTCCTAAGCTCGTTTAAGAAAGAAACGCGCCTTAGCAGGGACGATTATCCTCAAATTTACGCAATACTTAACAGGTTGGCCGATAAGCTCAAGGTCAAGCAGCCTGAATTAGTAGTTACTACAAAATACCACTTTGTCCCCTTTAGTATTGGCCATAAAATGCCGATAATTGTAATATCGCAGGCTTTAATCGACAGTTTTTCGGAGGAGCAGCTTGAAATAATGCTAGCACATGAGCTAGCACACATAAAGCGCTACGATAACCTAACGGGCTGGATATCCCTCATACTTAGAGACCTTTTATTTTTCAATCCGATAGTCTATCCGATATACCACATGATCGAGGAAGAAAAAGAGATGGCTTGTGACAGAGTAGCGCTTGAGAAGACTGGCTTACCTGCCGTAAAAATTGCTGGCGCACTATTGGATGTAGCGATTTTCCGCAGAAACATCGAATCAACGCAAAAAGTACTTTATCCCGCCCTTGCAAAAGGATTTCTATATCGCCATTCTGTACTTAAGCGAAGGGTAGATTCAATTACCGAGCAAAAGGCAGATAGATGCTCGTTTTTGCCACTTCGCTTATTAAAGGGCTTTTTAATAGCATTCGCCGCTATAGCAATTCTCTTTATCCACCCGGTTTTAGGGTTCGTCTTCAAGGGCAACCTTATCATAATCCTTCATTAA
- a CDS encoding rubrerythrin: MALDLKKLIENAIKEEQEAQKNYQKAADEALDLETKTFFEQLVREEMAHEKRLKDRLIAIKLIQGD; the protein is encoded by the coding sequence TTGGCTTTAGACTTAAAGAAACTCATTGAAAATGCAATTAAAGAAGAGCAGGAAGCTCAAAAGAATTACCAGAAGGCTGCAGATGAAGCTTTGGATCTGGAGACGAAGACTTTTTTTGAGCAGTTAGTGAGAGAAGAAATGGCTCACGAGAAGCGTCTTAAAGATAGGTTGATAGCGATTAAGCTAATCCAGGGTGATTAG
- a CDS encoding rubrerythrin family protein — MDRTEENLWKAFAGESQARNKYNYFAKVAKKEGYEQIAAVFEETAENEKEHAKRAFKFLKALGDTRANLKTAIEGENYEHTSMYPEFEKVAREEGYLEIADFFKEVAKVEAEHEKRYKALLNNLESGTVFKKTSKVRWKCRNCGYIYEGMEAPLTCPACDHPQAYYELFCENY; from the coding sequence ATGGATAGAACTGAGGAAAATCTCTGGAAAGCATTTGCTGGCGAATCCCAGGCCCGAAACAAGTACAATTACTTTGCCAAAGTAGCAAAAAAAGAGGGATACGAGCAAATAGCTGCAGTTTTTGAAGAGACTGCCGAAAATGAAAAGGAGCATGCCAAAAGAGCTTTTAAGTTTCTAAAAGCTCTTGGAGACACCCGGGCAAATTTAAAGACAGCAATCGAAGGCGAGAACTACGAACACACCAGCATGTATCCAGAATTTGAAAAAGTGGCGCGGGAAGAAGGCTATCTTGAGATTGCCGACTTCTTTAAAGAAGTTGCAAAAGTTGAGGCAGAACACGAGAAACGCTACAAAGCACTTCTAAACAACCTTGAAAGCGGCACTGTCTTCAAGAAGACGAGCAAAGTAAGGTGGAAATGCCGCAATTGCGGCTATATCTACGAGGGTATGGAGGCTCCTCTTACCTGTCCGGCATGCGACCATCCGCAGGCTTATTATGAACTATTTTGTGAGAACTACTAA